ACCTAAGGGCCCTCAACCCGTAGGCCACCAGCTGATGCCCTATCGCCACCCTGGCTTTCTCCAACTTGTCCATCCCCTATTCATGTTTATGAATAATCCGCCGCTTCTGAATATCTGGCTTTAACCATTGTACCGGATATAGTCTGGTCGATCAAGCTGCCTCCCTTAGGTGCCTTAGGTTTTAATCCTGGTTTTGGCTGGCAAGCCGGCGCAAAAGTGTGGCCAGGTGGTATTTATCCGCTTCTCCGCTTGCAATATTCATCATGGCCTGATACAGCATCCCCATTGGATCATCTAGGCTTAGGCCATTGAGTTCCAGGAACACCAGGGCACTCACCAGCGCCGTACGTTTGTTCCTATCAATAAAGGGATGCTTCTTACGAATATGAAAAGCATAAGCCGCCGCCATGGTGAAAAGGTCGGTGTGAAAGTAGACT
The sequence above is a segment of the Clostridia bacterium genome. Coding sequences within it:
- a CDS encoding type II toxin-antitoxin system death-on-curing family toxin; its protein translation is MMPEGSWGGVYFHTDLFTMAAAYAFHIRKKHPFIDRNKRTALVSALVFLELNGLSLDDPMGMLYQAMMNIASGEADKYHLATLLRRLASQNQD